A DNA window from Malus domestica chromosome 12, GDT2T_hap1 contains the following coding sequences:
- the LOC103423571 gene encoding histone H2AX, with translation MSSKEGASTKGGRGKPKASKSVSRSHKAGLQFPVGRIARFLKSGKYAERVGAGAPVYLSAVLEYLAAEVLELAGNAARDNKKNRIVPRHIQLAVRNDEELSKLLGSVTIANGGVLPNIHQTLLPNKGGKGKGDIGSASQEF, from the exons ATGAGTTCGAAAGAAGGAGCGTCGACGAAGGGAGGCAGAGGCAAGCCGAAGGCCTCGAAGTCTGTGTCGAGGTCGCATAAGGCTGGCCTTCAGTTTCCGGTGGGTAGGATCGCCCGATTTCTCAAGTCCGGAAAGTACGCCGAACGTGTCGGTGCCGGCGCACCTGTTTATCTCTCCGCCGTGCTAGAATACCTCGCTGCTGAG GTGTTGGAGCTCGCCGGAAACGCTGCAAGGGACAACAAGAAGAACCGCATTGTACCAAGGCACATCCAACTCGCGGTCCGGAATGACGAGGAGCTAAGCAAGCTGTTGGGGTCTGTGACCATCGCCAATGGAGGAGTGTTGCCAAATATCCACCAAACCCTCTTGCCGAACAAGGGTGGAAAAGGCAAGGGCGATATCGGTTCGGCCTCTCAGGAATTCTAG
- the LOC103423572 gene encoding probable protein S-acyltransferase 17, producing the protein MEVQWILVCHGLVTLLVLVSFLCGQWPIFDGTPIQRINHFLTFGAYDYFQRFVGFVFGARGTNAIASAEYFCCDRPNPILQIIYFAIVGGTYYLVATSSFRYIPGYYISEIHRYASLLAVGVGVLLFLLASFSDPGTVKADNVSLYLFAYPYDNIIYSEKDCSTCKIPKPARSKHCSICDRCVARFDHHCGWMNNCIGERNTRYFIAFLLWHTLLCIYGTVAIGLILAGQVKEFKVIDILTVYYGVDNSFRRLTPHVVQWLLGAYNIQILLMVFLAIVSLLLAGFFGYHAKLCLSNTTTNETFKWQDYLSWQRKLNEARASSAALKASINGTDSERKPPESKWRAIFRRSPLKEVDVVVKNNMYDKGFFQNILEVIVPLSRRPLASQTKSKSG; encoded by the exons atggaggtACAGTGGATTCTGGTGTGCCATGGTTTAGTCACACTGCTCGTTCTAGTCTCCTTCCTCTGCGGCCAATGGCCCATCTTCGACGGCACCCCCATCCAACGCATCAACCACTTCCTCACCTTCGGCGCCTACGATTACTTTCA ACGGTTTGTTGGGTTTGTGTTTGGAGCCAGGGGGACAAATGCCATAGCTTCCGCGGAGTATTTCTGCTGCGATCGACCCAATCCAATCTTACAG ATCATTTATTTTGCAATAGTAGGAGGAACCTATTACTTGGTTGCAACTTCTTCCTTCCGTTACATTCCTGGCTATTATATAAGTGAAATTCACAG gtATGCGAGCTTGTTGGCTGTTGGCGTTGGTGTCCTACTCTTTCTATTGGCTAGCTTTTCTGATCCAGGAACGGTGAAAGCTGATAATGTTTCTCTGTATCTCTTTGCTTATCCTTACGATAATATTATATATTCTGAGAAAGACTGTTCAACATGCAAAATTCCAAA ACCTGCTAGGTCAAAGCATTGCAGCATATGTGATCGATGTGTTGCCCGTTTTGATCATCATTGTGGATGGATG AATAATTGTATAGGTGAGAGAAACACCCGGTACTTCATAGCTTTTCTTTTGTG GCACACTTTACTTTGCATATATGGAACAGTGGCGATTGGGTTAATTCTTGCTGGACAAGTTAAAGAATTCAAAGTTATTGATATTCTAACCG TTTATTATGGTGTAGATAATTCTTTTCGCCGTTTAACGCCACATGTTGTGCAG TGGTTGTTGGGCGCCTACAACATTCAAATACTTCTAATGGTGTTTCTTGCAATTGTTTCACTACTATTGGCGGGTTTCTTTGGTTACCATGCAAAACTTTGTCTTTCAAACACTACAACTAATGAG ACTTTCAAGTGGCAAGACTACTTAAGCTGGCAGAGGAAGCTGAATGAAGCAAGGGCGAGTTCTGCAGCACTCAAAGCAAGTATCAATGGGACAGATAGTGAAAGAAAACCTCCAGAGAGCAAATGGAGAGCCATTTTCCGAAGATCACCACTCAAAGAGGTGGATGTTGTGGTTAAAAATAACATGTACGATAAAGGATTCTTCCAGAATATTCTTGAGGTCATTGTTCCCCTCTCAAGAAGACCGCTGGCTTCGCAAACCAAATCAAAGTCTGGCTAA
- the LOC103434000 gene encoding cyclin-L1-1 yields MIYTAIDTFYLTDEQLQNSPSRKDGIDEPKETTLRIYGCDLIQESGILLKLPQAVMATGQVLFHRFYCKKSFARFNVKKVAASCVWLASKLEECPKKARQVIIVFHRMECRRENLPIEHLDPYSKKYSDLKMELSRTERHILKEMGFICHVEHPHKFISNYLATLETPRELTQEAWNLANDSLRTTLCVRFKSEVVACGVVYAAARRFQVPLPENPPWWKAFDAEKSGIDEICRVLAHLYSLPKAKYIPVCKEGDSFTFSNKSWISSLPVTKEVPKNAPAPAAIDDTSNSKDTTALNPESSGSKGVLVKLPVDKPKDSKESGDEAKSMAVEGEAREDVNMKSKSERRMESSGDKSKDRERDRERDRERDRDRDRIRARDRDRGRDSDRERDREEAERDRNRDRSRRSKDRAKDSGGHSDKSRHHSSRDRDYHSSSYSSRDKDRHRHHSHA; encoded by the exons ATGATATACACGGCGATAGACACCTTCTACCTGACCGACGAGCAGTTGCAGAACTCGCCGTCGAGGAAGGACGGGATTGATGAACCCAAGGAAACCACGCTCAGAATCTACGGCTGTGATTTGATCCAAGAAAGCGGAATTCTGCTCAAATT ACCTCAAGCTGTAATGGCGACTGGTCAGGTTCTGTTTCACCGCTTCTATTGCAAGAAGTCCTTTGCTCGCTTCAATGTCAAG AAAGTTGCGGCTAGCTGTGTGTGGCTTGCATCGAAACTGGAGGAATGCCCTAAGAAAGCCAGACAGGTGATCATTGTTTTCCACCGGATGGAATGCAGGAGGGAGAACCTACCCATTGAGCATTTGGATCCATATTCAAAG aAATATTCGGACTTGAAGATGGAGTTGAGTAGAACAGAAAGGCATATTTTGAAAGAGATGGGTTTCATTTGTCATGTTGAACATCCTCATAAATTCATATCAAATTACCTTGCCACTCTGGAAACACCTCGGGAATTAACACAAGAAGCCTGGAATCTAGCAAATGACAG TTTGCGCACAACATTGTGTGTTCGATTCAAGAGCGAGGTGGTTGCTTGCGGTGTGGTTTATGCTGCTGCTCGGAGATTTCAAGTACCACTTCCTGAAAatccaccatggtggaaggcatTTGATGCTGAGAAATCAGGGATTGACGAAATTTGTAGGGTTCTGGCTCATTTGTACAGCCTTCCTAAAGCAAAGTACATACCAGTCTGTAAAGAGGGTGACTCTTTTACATTCTCTAACAAGTCATGGATTTCGTCTCTGCCAGTTACAAAG GAAGTTCCAAAGAATGCTCCCGCTCCCGCAGCTATTGATGATACCTCTAATTCAAAGGATACAACAGCATTGAATCCTGAATCTAGTGGATCAAAGGGTGTGTTGGTCAAGCTACCCGTTGACAAGCCAAAGGACTCTAAAGAGAGTGGTGATGAAGCCAAGAGCATGGCTGTTGAGGGAGAGGCAAGAGAAGATGTCAATATGAAGTCAAAGTCTGAACGCCGCATGGAATCAAGCGGTGATAAAAGCAAGGACAGAGAGAGGGACAGGGAAAGAGATAGGGAAAGGGACCGGGACAGGGACAGAATAAGGGCTCGGGATCGTGATAGGGGCAGGGATTCTGACCGAGAACGAGATCGAGAGGAGGCCGAGAGGGACAGAAACAGGGATCGGAGTCGTCGTTCAAAGGATAGAGCAAAAGACTCAGGGGGGCATTCAGACAAATCGAGGCATCACTCGTCACGCGATCGTGACTATCACAGTTCCTCGTATTCTTCCCGGGATAAGGATCGCCATAGACATCATTCGCATGCTTGA
- the LOC103428206 gene encoding protein BONZAI 3-like isoform X2, translating into MGGRLSDLRGGKAAVGTEPDAENDGAHNDAIEFFYRAHGAYPHFTQLELSFSASKLLDRDLFSKSDPMVVVYLKKNDGKLEELGRTEVILNNLNPEWIQNVSVAYQFEMVQNLIFCVYDVDTQFHNVPVKTLNLRDQEFLGEGSCDLSEIVTKQNRSSTMTLKGKKGHGGLRNFGTLTVHAEETIASRSAVEIKFRCAHLDNKDLFSKSDPFLIISRTVETGDSIPICKTEVVDNNLNPTWKPVCLGMQQFRSKDAPLVIECFDFNSNGKHILIGRLRKSVADLEKLLREERGANMFIPSSRAGHEKVLKSQLFVDQFCEKEQFTFVDYISSGFELNCMVAVDFTASNGDPRNPESLHYIDPNGGLNSYQQAITEVGPVIQFYDADKRFPAWGFGGRTANGTVSYCFNLNGDSSESEVVGVEGIMAAYANAQRDIALSEPTLFGPVVNRAAKIATRSLSSNKYYVLVIITDGILTDLQETKDALVRASNLPLSILIVGVGNADFKQMKILDADNGQRLKSSTGHIATRDIVQFIPMRDVQSGQISVVQGLLEELPGQFLSYMRSMDIKPLTFNAAAQASPA; encoded by the exons ATGGGAGGACGCCTTTCGGACTTGAGGGGAGGCAAGGCCGCCGTGGGCACCGAACCGGACGCCGAGAACGACGGCGCTCACAACGATGCCATTGAATTCTTTTACAGGGCGCATGGTGCTTACCCGCATTTTACGCAACTCGAG TTATCCTTTTCAGCATCCAAGCTGCTTGATCGTGATCTCTTTTCCAAG AGTGATCCTATGGTGGTTGTATACCTCAAGAAGAATGATGGTAAGCTAGAGGAACTCGGGAGAACTGAAGTCATACTGAACAATTTAAATCCGGAATGGATACAGAACGTTTCAGTAGCTTATCAGTTCGAGATGGTGCAGAATTTGAT ATTCTGTGTCTACGATGTTGATACACAATTCCACAATGTACCTGTAAAG ACTCTGAATTTGAGGGATCAAGAGTTTCTTGGAGAAGGCAGTTGTGACCTTTCAGAG ATTGTGACTAAACAAAATCGAAGTTCAACAATGACTCTGAAAGGCAAAAAGGGGCATGGAGGTTTGAGAAACTTTGGAACACTCACCGTGCATGCCGAGGAAACTATTGCTTCTAGGAGTGCTGTAGAGATTAAATTCCGCTGTGCCCACTTGGACAACAAAGATCTCTTTTCTAAAAGC GATCCTTTCTTAATAATATCAAGAACTGTTGAGACTGGGGATTCTATTCCAATTTGCAAGACTGAAGTGGTGGATAACAATTTAAACCCGACCTGGAAACCAGTATGCCTGGGTATGCAACAGTTCAGAAGCAAG GACGCCCCGCTGGTTATTGAGTGTTTTGATTTCAACAGCAATGGCAAACACATTCTTATTGG GAGACTCCGAAAATCAGTAGCAGACCTTGAAAAACTACTCAGAGAAGAACGTGGGGCGAACATGTTTATTCCATCTTCTCGTGCGGGTCATGAAAAG GTTTTGAAGAGTCAGCTATTTGTGGATCAGTTTTGTGAGAAAGAACAATTCACCTTTGTTGACTATATATCTAGTGGGTTTGAGCTTAACTGCATGGTTGCAGTTGATTTTACGG CTTCAAATGGAGATCCTAGAAATCCCGAGTCTTTGCACTACATTGATCCTAATGGCGGGCTGAATTCTTACCAGCAG GCTATAACAGAAGTAGGACCAGTCATTCAGTTCTACGATGCTGATAAGAGGTTTCCTGCTTGGGGCTTTGGAGGAAGGACGGCTAATGGAACTGTATCATACTGCTTCAACTTGAATGGAGATTCAAGTGAATCTGAG GTTGTCGGAGTTGAAGGCATAATGGCTGCTTATGCCAATGCTCAACGCGATATTGCTCTGTCAGAACCGACGTTGTTTGGCCCAGTGGTTAACAGGGCTGCTAAAATTGCCACCAGGTCCCTCTCGTCCAACAAGTACTACGTCTTGGTCATTATAACG GATGGAATCCTCACTGACCTTCAAGAAACAAAAGATGCTTTGGTGAGGGCATCTAATCTTCCTCTATCAATCCTCATCGTTGGAGTTGGTAATGCGGATTTCAAACAAATGAAG ATCCTTGACGCTGACAACGGGCAACGATTAAAAAGTTCTACAGGTCACATAGCTACGCGTGACATTGTCCAGTTCATTCCAATGAGAGATGTGCAGA GTGGGCAGATTTCTGTTGTTCAAGGTCTTTTGGAAGAGCTGCCCGGACAGTTTTTGAGTTACATGCGTTCCATGGACATCAAGCCGCTCACCTTCAATGCCGCTGCCCAAGCATCACCTGCCTGA
- the LOC103428206 gene encoding protein BONZAI 3-like isoform X1 → MGGRLSDLRGGKAAVGTEPDAENDGAHNDAIEFFYRAHGAYPHFTQLELSFSASKLLDRDLFSKSDPMVVVYLKKNDGKLEELGRTEVILNNLNPEWIQNVSVAYQFEMVQNLIFCVYDVDTQFHNVPVKTLNLRDQEFLGEGSCDLSEIVTKQNRSSTMTLKGKKGHGGLRNFGTLTVHAEETIASRSAVEIKFRCAHLDNKDLFSKSDPFLIISRTVETGDSIPICKTEVVDNNLNPTWKPVCLGMQQFRSKDAPLVIECFDFNSNGKHILIGRLRKSVADLEKLLREERGANMFIPSSRAGHEKVLKSQLFVDQFCEKEQFTFVDYISSGFELNCMVAVDFTASNGDPRNPESLHYIDPNGGLNSYQQAITEVGPVIQFYDADKRFPAWGFGGRTANGTVSYCFNLNGDSSESEVVGVEGIMAAYANAQRDIALSEPTLFGPVVNRAAKIATRSLSSNKYYVLVIITDGILTDLQETKDALVRASNLPLSILIVGVGNADFKQMKILDADNGQRLKSSTGHIATRDIVQFIPMRDVQTGGQISVVQGLLEELPGQFLSYMRSMDIKPLTFNAAAQASPA, encoded by the exons ATGGGAGGACGCCTTTCGGACTTGAGGGGAGGCAAGGCCGCCGTGGGCACCGAACCGGACGCCGAGAACGACGGCGCTCACAACGATGCCATTGAATTCTTTTACAGGGCGCATGGTGCTTACCCGCATTTTACGCAACTCGAG TTATCCTTTTCAGCATCCAAGCTGCTTGATCGTGATCTCTTTTCCAAG AGTGATCCTATGGTGGTTGTATACCTCAAGAAGAATGATGGTAAGCTAGAGGAACTCGGGAGAACTGAAGTCATACTGAACAATTTAAATCCGGAATGGATACAGAACGTTTCAGTAGCTTATCAGTTCGAGATGGTGCAGAATTTGAT ATTCTGTGTCTACGATGTTGATACACAATTCCACAATGTACCTGTAAAG ACTCTGAATTTGAGGGATCAAGAGTTTCTTGGAGAAGGCAGTTGTGACCTTTCAGAG ATTGTGACTAAACAAAATCGAAGTTCAACAATGACTCTGAAAGGCAAAAAGGGGCATGGAGGTTTGAGAAACTTTGGAACACTCACCGTGCATGCCGAGGAAACTATTGCTTCTAGGAGTGCTGTAGAGATTAAATTCCGCTGTGCCCACTTGGACAACAAAGATCTCTTTTCTAAAAGC GATCCTTTCTTAATAATATCAAGAACTGTTGAGACTGGGGATTCTATTCCAATTTGCAAGACTGAAGTGGTGGATAACAATTTAAACCCGACCTGGAAACCAGTATGCCTGGGTATGCAACAGTTCAGAAGCAAG GACGCCCCGCTGGTTATTGAGTGTTTTGATTTCAACAGCAATGGCAAACACATTCTTATTGG GAGACTCCGAAAATCAGTAGCAGACCTTGAAAAACTACTCAGAGAAGAACGTGGGGCGAACATGTTTATTCCATCTTCTCGTGCGGGTCATGAAAAG GTTTTGAAGAGTCAGCTATTTGTGGATCAGTTTTGTGAGAAAGAACAATTCACCTTTGTTGACTATATATCTAGTGGGTTTGAGCTTAACTGCATGGTTGCAGTTGATTTTACGG CTTCAAATGGAGATCCTAGAAATCCCGAGTCTTTGCACTACATTGATCCTAATGGCGGGCTGAATTCTTACCAGCAG GCTATAACAGAAGTAGGACCAGTCATTCAGTTCTACGATGCTGATAAGAGGTTTCCTGCTTGGGGCTTTGGAGGAAGGACGGCTAATGGAACTGTATCATACTGCTTCAACTTGAATGGAGATTCAAGTGAATCTGAG GTTGTCGGAGTTGAAGGCATAATGGCTGCTTATGCCAATGCTCAACGCGATATTGCTCTGTCAGAACCGACGTTGTTTGGCCCAGTGGTTAACAGGGCTGCTAAAATTGCCACCAGGTCCCTCTCGTCCAACAAGTACTACGTCTTGGTCATTATAACG GATGGAATCCTCACTGACCTTCAAGAAACAAAAGATGCTTTGGTGAGGGCATCTAATCTTCCTCTATCAATCCTCATCGTTGGAGTTGGTAATGCGGATTTCAAACAAATGAAG ATCCTTGACGCTGACAACGGGCAACGATTAAAAAGTTCTACAGGTCACATAGCTACGCGTGACATTGTCCAGTTCATTCCAATGAGAGATGTGCAGA CAGGTGGGCAGATTTCTGTTGTTCAAGGTCTTTTGGAAGAGCTGCCCGGACAGTTTTTGAGTTACATGCGTTCCATGGACATCAAGCCGCTCACCTTCAATGCCGCTGCCCAAGCATCACCTGCCTGA